The following are encoded in a window of Roseimaritima ulvae genomic DNA:
- a CDS encoding class I SAM-dependent methyltransferase, with the protein MSATTFLKTFFSHPGQVGAIAPSSRFLADEMVRWIDWSTARGVVEYGPGTGVFTSAIVQQLQADAKFFAIERSAELAELVRHRCPDTRVYEDTVENVVELCRQEGIDSVDAVVCGLPWASFPESLQNTCLDAMMDVLRPGGQFVSFAYWQGMALPAAWRFKKKLNAYFSDVHRSPTVWRNLPPAFVYRCTR; encoded by the coding sequence CCGGCCAAGTCGGGGCGATCGCTCCCTCGTCGCGTTTTTTGGCGGACGAGATGGTCCGGTGGATCGATTGGTCCACCGCTCGCGGTGTGGTCGAGTACGGTCCTGGCACGGGCGTGTTCACGTCGGCGATTGTCCAACAGCTGCAAGCCGACGCGAAGTTCTTTGCCATCGAACGTTCGGCGGAACTGGCTGAGTTGGTTCGCCACCGCTGCCCCGACACACGCGTGTATGAAGACACCGTGGAAAATGTCGTCGAATTGTGCCGGCAGGAAGGTATCGATTCGGTGGACGCGGTGGTCTGCGGCTTGCCCTGGGCCTCGTTTCCCGAATCGCTACAAAACACCTGCCTGGACGCGATGATGGATGTGCTGCGACCCGGTGGCCAATTCGTTAGCTTCGCCTACTGGCAGGGCATGGCGCTGCCGGCGGCGTGGCGCTTCAAGAAAAAACTGAACGCCTACTTCAGCGACGTCCACCGCAGCCCTACCGTGTGGCGCAATCTGCCTCCCGCGTTCGTGTATCGCTGCACCCGATAG
- a CDS encoding hydantoinase B/oxoprolinase family protein, whose product MPDASQPLQVWADVGGTFTDCFVTDSQGRRSIKVLSSGVTKGMIAAVSTREGCTCLIDPRRSADAADFWTGFTLRVLDAGGGIVEQATVTAFTADDGGLLLDRLLPSVQADQTYELVSQLESPALAVRQLLGLPLNSPLPPLTARLGTTRGTNALLTRRGAAVTLLVTRGFADLLRIGEQDRPDLFALSIVKPPPLTEDVLEIDERLDARGSVLRPLDEDAVRQTLQTAYDRGARTLAISLLHAYQNDIHERAIERLAREIGFEDISRSSELAPLIKLVARTETTTLDAYLNPILNRYLSKVWEQLGGPGAAQLSWMTSGGSLVASEHFRGADSVLSGPAGGVVALAALANEHAITAGAIGLDMGGTSTDVSLYDGRLRRQFESRKAGLRMLTPMMAIETVAAGGGSVCSLEGQRLLVGPDSAGADPGPACYGRGGPLTVTDLNLVLGRIDAARFPFPLDRDAAVAQLQAIADRLPPGTLHGDAPPYLLLAEGFWKIAVGHMAEAVRTITTAEGVDPRPMTLVGFGGAAGQHLSAVAAALAMDRVFDHPDASLLSALGMGKADRGVTRTAGVYRLLGDVTEPLVNELQHTLLQQSCEALELPAGELSAGDAAEPSETFEPQNTSKTWTVDLRYQGTESTLELPLLPQQTLAERFSAEHQERFGYHHPQRPIEWVALRLEHRVRPHRVQPVEPLTETFQVTAEEHCPLFHEGRWQSAARVQREALRPGATITGPALITSDTSTLVVEPGWSATMQNDHSLDVRRQRQEFASPTVDPQTNEPTDAVLVEIVGRRLQGIADSMGEVLRRTAISVNVKERRDYSCAVFRGDGTLVANAPHVPVHLGAMGHTVRHLLKRFPQMTAGDCYVTNDPFAGGSHLPDVTVISPVFVDADATQPQFFVGSRAHHAEIGGITPGSMPPAATSLADEGVWIRDFALVREGVDHEAALRQMLSDGPHPSRAVEENLADIAAQRAAGHRGGKDLKELADKLGGAGVLDGCMQQLQRLSRSAVTQFATTLPAESRFEDELDDGSKICVTLTRTDRKAADAPHALSIDFAGTADVHPHGFNATPGIVTAAVLYVMRCAIDRPLPLNEGFMQAIDLKLPSGILNPPSDEDARRCPAVVAGNVETSQRVVDVLLGALGLAAASQGTMNNVLIGDDSFGYYETICGGSGATAQAAGADAVHTHMTNTRITDPEVLESRYPVRLWQFRIRQGSGGDGRWPGGNGVVRKWEFLRPLTLSLLTGRRQGHQPYGVAGGQPGKSGINWLQRSGRPPETLPACCTLSVKVGDRLIIETPGGAAWGTPSPP is encoded by the coding sequence ATGCCTGATGCTTCCCAACCGCTCCAGGTGTGGGCCGACGTGGGCGGCACCTTTACCGATTGCTTTGTTACCGATAGCCAAGGCCGTCGCTCGATCAAAGTGCTCAGCAGCGGCGTTACCAAGGGCATGATTGCGGCGGTTAGCACCCGCGAGGGATGTACTTGCCTGATCGACCCGCGACGCAGCGCCGACGCGGCGGACTTCTGGACCGGGTTTACGCTGCGAGTCCTGGACGCCGGAGGGGGCATCGTCGAACAAGCCACCGTCACGGCCTTCACCGCCGACGATGGCGGGCTGCTGCTCGATCGCCTGTTGCCAAGCGTCCAAGCGGACCAGACCTATGAGCTGGTTTCGCAGCTGGAGTCGCCGGCCTTGGCGGTCCGCCAACTACTCGGGTTGCCCCTGAACTCGCCCCTGCCGCCGCTGACCGCGAGACTGGGTACGACGCGGGGCACCAATGCCCTGCTGACCCGCCGCGGCGCCGCGGTCACGCTGCTGGTCACCCGCGGCTTTGCTGATCTGCTGCGAATCGGCGAACAGGATCGACCGGATCTGTTTGCGCTCTCGATCGTCAAACCGCCGCCGTTGACCGAAGACGTCCTGGAGATTGACGAAAGGCTCGACGCCCGCGGCAGCGTACTGCGTCCGCTGGATGAAGACGCGGTGCGGCAAACCTTGCAAACCGCCTACGATCGCGGCGCCCGAACGCTGGCCATCAGCCTGCTGCATGCTTACCAGAACGACATCCACGAACGGGCCATCGAAAGGCTCGCTCGCGAAATCGGCTTTGAGGACATCAGTCGCTCCAGCGAATTGGCACCGCTGATCAAACTGGTCGCCCGCACCGAAACCACGACGCTGGACGCTTATCTGAATCCGATCCTGAACCGATACTTAAGCAAGGTATGGGAGCAACTCGGTGGCCCCGGCGCTGCGCAGTTGTCGTGGATGACCAGCGGCGGTTCGCTGGTGGCCAGCGAACATTTTCGCGGCGCCGACAGCGTATTGTCCGGTCCCGCCGGCGGCGTGGTGGCCCTGGCTGCGTTGGCAAACGAACACGCCATCACGGCCGGTGCGATCGGCTTGGACATGGGCGGCACCAGCACCGACGTCAGCTTGTACGACGGCCGTTTGCGGCGTCAGTTCGAATCACGTAAAGCGGGCTTGCGGATGCTGACGCCGATGATGGCGATCGAAACGGTGGCCGCCGGTGGAGGTTCCGTTTGCAGCCTCGAAGGCCAGCGTCTGCTGGTTGGTCCCGACAGTGCCGGCGCCGATCCGGGGCCGGCTTGCTACGGTCGCGGGGGACCGCTGACGGTTACCGATTTGAACCTCGTGCTGGGCCGCATCGATGCGGCTCGCTTCCCCTTCCCGCTCGATCGCGACGCCGCCGTGGCGCAGCTGCAAGCGATCGCGGATCGTCTGCCCCCTGGAACCCTCCACGGCGATGCGCCGCCGTACCTGTTGCTGGCCGAAGGGTTTTGGAAAATCGCCGTAGGTCACATGGCCGAAGCGGTGCGGACGATCACCACGGCCGAAGGCGTCGATCCGCGGCCGATGACCTTGGTCGGTTTCGGCGGCGCCGCCGGACAACACCTGTCCGCCGTCGCAGCGGCCCTCGCCATGGACCGCGTCTTCGATCACCCCGACGCTAGTTTGTTGAGCGCCCTGGGAATGGGCAAAGCCGATCGCGGTGTCACCCGCACCGCCGGCGTGTACCGCTTGCTCGGCGACGTCACCGAACCGCTCGTCAACGAGCTGCAACACACGCTGCTGCAGCAGTCTTGCGAAGCTCTTGAACTGCCAGCCGGCGAACTATCAGCCGGCGACGCAGCCGAGCCGTCAGAAACTTTCGAACCCCAAAACACTTCGAAAACTTGGACCGTCGATCTGCGTTACCAGGGCACCGAATCGACACTGGAGTTGCCGTTGCTACCGCAGCAAACGCTGGCCGAACGATTTTCCGCCGAGCATCAAGAGCGTTTCGGATACCACCATCCGCAGCGACCCATCGAATGGGTGGCGCTGCGGCTGGAGCATCGTGTCCGTCCACATCGCGTACAGCCCGTCGAACCGCTCACGGAGACTTTTCAAGTCACAGCGGAAGAGCACTGCCCGTTGTTTCACGAGGGTCGTTGGCAATCCGCCGCCAGAGTGCAGCGAGAAGCCTTGCGACCAGGGGCGACGATCACCGGTCCGGCGCTGATCACGTCCGACACCAGCACCTTGGTTGTGGAACCCGGCTGGTCAGCGACCATGCAAAATGATCACTCCCTGGATGTCCGTCGCCAACGTCAAGAGTTCGCTTCCCCAACGGTGGACCCCCAGACCAACGAGCCGACGGATGCGGTGTTGGTGGAAATCGTTGGCCGACGGCTGCAAGGGATCGCCGATTCGATGGGCGAAGTGCTGCGAAGGACGGCGATCAGCGTCAACGTCAAAGAACGTCGCGACTACAGCTGTGCCGTGTTCCGCGGCGATGGCACGCTGGTCGCCAACGCTCCCCACGTGCCCGTTCACTTAGGCGCGATGGGACACACCGTGCGTCACCTGCTGAAGCGGTTCCCGCAGATGACCGCGGGAGATTGCTACGTGACCAACGATCCCTTCGCGGGCGGTTCCCATCTGCCGGACGTGACGGTGATCAGTCCCGTGTTTGTGGATGCCGACGCCACGCAGCCACAGTTCTTCGTCGGCAGCCGTGCCCATCATGCAGAAATCGGCGGCATCACTCCGGGTTCGATGCCTCCGGCTGCGACCTCGCTGGCCGACGAGGGCGTTTGGATTCGTGATTTTGCGTTGGTGCGTGAGGGAGTGGACCACGAAGCTGCTTTGCGGCAAATGCTCAGCGATGGCCCGCACCCTTCGCGCGCGGTGGAAGAAAACCTGGCCGATATCGCCGCCCAACGTGCCGCCGGTCACCGCGGCGGCAAAGACCTGAAGGAGTTGGCCGACAAGCTGGGCGGCGCCGGCGTCTTGGATGGCTGCATGCAGCAATTGCAACGTCTGTCGCGATCGGCGGTGACACAGTTCGCAACCACGCTGCCGGCAGAATCAAGATTCGAAGACGAACTGGACGACGGCAGCAAAATCTGTGTGACGTTAACGCGGACCGATCGCAAGGCCGCCGACGCGCCGCATGCTTTAAGCATCGACTTTGCCGGTACCGCCGACGTGCATCCCCATGGTTTTAACGCCACGCCTGGGATCGTCACCGCGGCGGTATTGTATGTGATGCGATGCGCAATCGATCGGCCGTTGCCACTGAACGAAGGCTTCATGCAAGCCATCGATTTAAAACTGCCCAGCGGCATATTAAACCCTCCCAGTGATGAGGATGCCCGTCGCTGCCCCGCCGTGGTCGCTGGCAATGTGGAAACCAGCCAACGCGTGGTGGACGTGCTGTTGGGAGCGTTGGGTTTGGCCGCCGCCAGCCAGGGCACGATGAACAACGTGCTGATCGGCGACGACTCGTTTGGCTATTACGAAACGATTTGCGGCGGCAGTGGAGCGACGGCTCAAGCGGCCGGCGCCGATGCCGTGCACACGCACATGACTAATACACGGATCACCGACCCGGAAGTGTTGGAGAGCCGCTATCCGGT